One stretch of Streptomyces hygroscopicus DNA includes these proteins:
- a CDS encoding membrane protein has product MNTLAHGFADGDGPGPWILLFPLMWALVVGGAVFLLRRAGRRGRAPWRQGPVDFGERSPIAVLGRRFAAGEIDEDEYWRRLSVLDEQFGRHAKGGAL; this is encoded by the coding sequence ATGAACACCCTGGCGCACGGCTTCGCCGACGGCGACGGCCCCGGACCGTGGATTCTGCTCTTCCCGCTGATGTGGGCGCTGGTCGTCGGCGGTGCGGTCTTCCTGTTGAGGCGCGCCGGGCGGCGCGGACGCGCCCCCTGGCGGCAGGGGCCCGTGGACTTCGGCGAGCGATCGCCGATCGCGGTGCTGGGCCGTCGCTTCGCGGCCGGTGAGATCGACGAGGACGAGTACTGGCGCCGACTGTCCGTCCTGGACGAGCAGTTCGGACGCCATGCGAAGGGCGGGGCCCTCTGA
- a CDS encoding ABC transporter permease, translated as MPLINARRAKRRGPRRFTSRDLAVIGVLLGIPILLDLALVWGPTLASIGLSFTNWDGIGDIQWVGIDNYKTLFTDYPPFWPAVRNNLLWVAFLGCVATPFGLLLAILLDKGVRFSRFYQSTIYMPVVLSLAIVGFIAQLIFSRDQGALNAILANKDNPVDWLGDPELNIWMVLLAAAWRHTGYVMILYLAGLKSVDPSLKEAAAIDGASETQTFFRVVLPTLRPVNVIVGVITVIEALRAFDIVYAINHGRNGLELLSVLVTDNIIGEASRIGFGSAIAVVLLAVSMGFIVTYLVQELRGGKKG; from the coding sequence GTGCCGCTCATCAACGCGCGGCGTGCCAAACGGCGGGGTCCCCGGAGGTTCACCTCCCGCGACCTCGCCGTTATCGGCGTGCTGCTGGGTATACCCATCCTGCTCGACCTGGCCCTGGTCTGGGGCCCGACCCTCGCCTCCATCGGTCTGTCCTTCACCAACTGGGACGGGATCGGCGATATCCAATGGGTCGGCATCGACAACTACAAGACCCTCTTCACCGACTATCCGCCGTTCTGGCCCGCCGTCCGCAACAATCTGCTCTGGGTGGCCTTCCTCGGCTGTGTCGCGACCCCCTTCGGGCTGCTGCTGGCCATACTGCTGGACAAGGGCGTCCGGTTCAGCCGGTTCTACCAGTCCACCATCTATATGCCGGTGGTGCTCTCCCTCGCCATCGTCGGCTTCATCGCGCAGCTGATCTTCTCCCGTGACCAGGGCGCGCTGAACGCGATTCTGGCCAACAAGGACAACCCGGTGGACTGGCTGGGAGACCCGGAGCTCAATATCTGGATGGTGCTGCTGGCAGCCGCCTGGCGGCACACCGGGTATGTGATGATCCTCTATCTGGCCGGGCTGAAATCCGTCGATCCCTCGCTCAAGGAAGCGGCCGCGATCGACGGCGCCAGCGAGACCCAGACCTTCTTCCGGGTCGTGCTGCCCACTCTGCGGCCGGTCAATGTCATCGTCGGTGTCATCACCGTGATCGAGGCATTGCGCGCGTTCGACATCGTCTACGCCATCAACCATGGCCGTAACGGGCTCGAACTGCTCTCGGTGCTGGTCACCGACAACATCATCGGCGAGGCCAGCCGGATCGGCTTCGGCTCCGCGATCGCCGTCGTCCTGCTGGCCGTGTCCATGGGATTCATCGTGACCTATCTGGTGCAGGAACTGCGAGGGGGGAAGAAGGGATGA
- a CDS encoding LuxR family transcriptional regulator — protein sequence MSEGDREDAVIRVALADDQILVRAGFRALLAAQPDIEVVGEAADGEQALALVREQHPDVVLMDIRMPVLDGLAATRRITGDPALGEVKVVMLTTFELDEYVFEAIRSGASGFLVKDTEPEELLRAVRAVVGGDALLSPGVTRRLIAEFAARSREPAPVAALAELTEREREVMALVGMGLSNQEIARRLVVSPLTAKTHVSRTMVKLGVRDRAQLVVLAYESGLVRPGWLG from the coding sequence ATGAGTGAGGGGGACAGGGAAGATGCCGTGATCCGTGTCGCGCTCGCCGATGACCAGATCCTCGTCCGCGCGGGCTTCCGCGCCCTGCTGGCCGCACAGCCGGATATCGAGGTGGTCGGCGAGGCGGCCGACGGGGAGCAGGCGCTGGCGCTCGTGCGGGAGCAACACCCCGACGTCGTCCTCATGGACATCCGCATGCCGGTGCTCGACGGCCTCGCCGCCACCCGCCGGATCACCGGGGACCCGGCCCTCGGCGAGGTGAAGGTGGTCATGCTGACCACTTTCGAACTCGATGAGTACGTCTTCGAGGCGATCCGCTCCGGCGCCTCCGGCTTCCTGGTCAAGGACACCGAACCGGAAGAGCTGCTGCGGGCGGTGCGCGCGGTCGTCGGCGGCGACGCGCTGCTGTCGCCAGGGGTGACCCGCCGCCTCATCGCCGAGTTCGCGGCCCGTTCCAGGGAACCCGCGCCCGTGGCGGCGCTGGCGGAGCTGACCGAGCGGGAGCGGGAGGTGATGGCCCTGGTCGGCATGGGGCTGTCGAACCAGGAGATCGCCCGGCGGCTCGTGGTCAGCCCGCTCACCGCCAAGACCCATGTGAGCCGCACGATGGTCAAACTGGGCGTCCGGGACCGCGCCCAACTCGTCGTGCTCGCCTATGAGTCGGGCCTGGTCCGGCCCGGCTGGCTGGGCTGA
- a CDS encoding regulatory protein, giving the protein MTQTRTRLERGRSALGPALALVHTGRAPTRAVLTAELGVTRATAGAVAAELEALGLIQVDSRPLGAAGAQGRPSHRLSIAPRGPVALAAQVHADGFRAALVGLGGRTVATAPGSMTVPADPAHVIDAVVEAGARLLRETGRRCVGAGLAVPSAVAEPEGTALNPLHVAWPAGAPVRELFNRSLAAAGIRGDDGEPVTGFAGNDVNLAALAEHRHGAGGGAQHLLCVATGHRGVGGALVLDGRLHTGSAGLALEVGHLTVNPEGPPCHCGSRGCLDIEADPLAFLTAAGRDPGPEVSLLQQARDLLREEYATEPSVRAATCQLIDRLGLGLAGLVNILNPDRIILGGLHRELLEADPERLRAVVAERSLWGRSGGVPILPCTLDHNSLVGAAELAWQPVLDDPLAALGVS; this is encoded by the coding sequence GTGACCCAGACACGGACAAGGCTCGAGCGCGGCCGAAGCGCTCTTGGCCCGGCACTGGCACTCGTCCACACCGGCCGCGCGCCCACCCGCGCGGTGCTCACGGCCGAGCTCGGGGTGACCCGCGCGACCGCGGGCGCCGTCGCCGCCGAGCTGGAGGCGCTCGGCCTGATCCAGGTCGACTCGCGGCCGCTCGGGGCCGCCGGGGCGCAGGGCCGTCCCTCGCACCGGCTGTCGATCGCCCCCCGAGGGCCGGTCGCGCTCGCCGCCCAGGTGCACGCCGACGGCTTCCGCGCGGCGCTCGTCGGGCTCGGCGGCCGGACCGTGGCCACCGCCCCGGGCAGCATGACCGTGCCCGCGGACCCGGCGCATGTCATCGACGCGGTCGTGGAGGCCGGTGCCCGGCTGCTACGGGAGACCGGCCGCCGCTGTGTCGGCGCGGGGCTCGCCGTCCCGTCCGCGGTCGCCGAACCGGAGGGCACCGCCCTGAACCCGCTGCACGTCGCCTGGCCCGCGGGCGCTCCGGTGCGCGAGCTGTTCAACCGCAGCCTGGCCGCGGCCGGTATCCGCGGCGACGACGGGGAGCCGGTCACCGGCTTCGCGGGCAATGACGTCAACCTGGCCGCGCTCGCCGAGCACCGCCATGGCGCGGGCGGCGGCGCCCAGCATCTGCTCTGTGTCGCCACCGGGCACCGGGGCGTCGGTGGTGCGCTGGTGCTCGACGGAAGGCTGCACACGGGCAGCGCGGGGCTCGCCCTCGAGGTGGGCCACCTGACCGTCAACCCCGAGGGCCCGCCCTGCCACTGCGGCAGCCGCGGCTGTCTGGACATCGAGGCCGATCCGCTCGCCTTCCTCACGGCGGCCGGGCGCGACCCGGGCCCGGAGGTGTCCCTGCTGCAGCAGGCCCGCGATCTGCTGCGCGAGGAGTACGCCACGGAGCCGTCCGTACGGGCCGCCACCTGCCAGCTCATCGACCGCCTCGGTCTCGGGCTCGCCGGGCTGGTCAACATCCTCAATCCGGACCGCATCATCCTCGGCGGGCTGCACCGCGAACTCCTGGAGGCCGACCCGGAGCGGCTGCGCGCGGTGGTGGCGGAGCGGAGCCTGTGGGGCCGGAGCGGGGGCGTGCCGATTCTGCCGTGCACGCTGGACCACAACAGCCTGGTGGGTGCGGCGGAGTTGGCGTGGCAGCCGGTGCTGGACGACCCCTTGGCGGCCCTGGGCGTGAGCTGA
- a CDS encoding transporter codes for MPTPNKTRTAILGARRSVTADRDLARLRAAITAFFFLDGFVFAGWVARIPAIKDQTSASEGALGLALLGVSAGGTATMMATGRLCRRFGNHPTTVAAGVLFAGSVALPPLTHSALALGLVLLVFGTGFGALNVAMNSAAVDLIAALRRPVMPGFHAAFSLGGMAGAGLGGLIAGHLSPTRHLSLLAVFGLLLAAAAGRTLISLPVPAPRGGAEPAAESENAAAVPEPSPGAERPGRARWLVAVFGLIALCTAYGEGAMADWAALHLHQDLDASAGLAAAGYSVFALMMAVGRLTGTALLERLGQTRTLIAGGTTAAAGMLLGSLAPTVWLALLGFAVTGLGLANLFPVAIARAGALTGPGGVAAASTLGYGGMLLGPPTIGFLADWYSLPIALTTVAALAAVAAVVAYGTRNAVRPAGT; via the coding sequence GTGCCGACTCCAAACAAAACACGGACGGCCATCCTGGGCGCGCGCCGCTCCGTCACCGCGGATCGCGACCTCGCCCGACTCCGCGCCGCCATCACCGCGTTCTTCTTCCTCGACGGCTTCGTATTCGCCGGATGGGTCGCCCGGATCCCCGCGATCAAGGACCAGACGAGCGCCTCGGAGGGCGCGCTGGGGCTGGCCCTGCTCGGCGTGTCCGCGGGCGGGACGGCCACGATGATGGCCACCGGACGTCTGTGCCGCCGCTTCGGCAACCACCCGACGACGGTGGCCGCCGGTGTGCTGTTCGCGGGCTCCGTCGCGCTGCCGCCGCTGACCCACTCCGCGCTCGCCCTCGGCCTGGTGCTGCTGGTCTTCGGCACCGGGTTCGGCGCGCTCAACGTGGCCATGAACAGCGCGGCGGTCGACCTCATCGCCGCCCTGCGCCGCCCGGTCATGCCGGGTTTCCACGCCGCCTTCAGCCTGGGCGGGATGGCCGGGGCCGGGCTGGGCGGGCTGATCGCCGGCCACCTCTCCCCCACTCGCCATCTGTCGCTGCTCGCGGTCTTCGGGCTGCTGCTCGCGGCGGCCGCCGGCCGGACGCTGATCTCGCTGCCGGTGCCCGCGCCGCGGGGCGGCGCCGAGCCCGCGGCCGAGTCCGAGAACGCCGCCGCCGTCCCCGAGCCGTCCCCGGGCGCAGAGCGGCCGGGCCGCGCCCGGTGGCTCGTCGCCGTCTTCGGCCTGATCGCGCTCTGCACGGCGTACGGCGAGGGTGCGATGGCCGACTGGGCAGCCCTCCATCTGCACCAGGACCTCGACGCGTCCGCCGGACTCGCCGCCGCGGGCTACTCCGTCTTCGCCCTGATGATGGCCGTCGGCCGGCTGACCGGCACCGCGCTGCTCGAACGGCTCGGCCAGACCAGGACGTTGATCGCGGGCGGCACCACGGCCGCGGCCGGCATGCTGCTGGGCTCGCTCGCGCCCACGGTCTGGCTCGCGCTCCTGGGCTTCGCGGTCACCGGGCTGGGGCTGGCCAACCTCTTCCCCGTCGCCATCGCGCGGGCGGGCGCGCTGACGGGGCCGGGCGGGGTCGCCGCGGCCTCCACGCTCGGCTACGGCGGCATGCTGCTGGGCCCGCCCACGATCGGCTTCCTGGCCGACTGGTACTCGCTGCCGATCGCGCTCACCACGGTCGCGGCGCTGGCGGCCGTGGCGGCGGTGGTCGCGTACGGCACGCGGAACGCCGTGCGCCCGGCCGGAACCTGA
- a CDS encoding NUDIX hydrolase, translating into MIVWLNGAFGAGKTATARELVDFMPGSTFYDPELVGNGLRMMLPRKRLEQVSDYQDLPSWRRLVVDTGAALIAEVGGPLVVAMTVLRQEYRDEIFGGFAARRIPVRHVLLHTDETILRERIAGREEIPGDPEANESVRQWCLAHLAPYRAALPWLTADAHVVDTTGITPRQTAQHIADAVRDGAGSCDIVQTPEPTAETLAAGVLLFDEEDRVLLVDPTYKPGWEFPGGVVEPGEPPMCAGVREVTEELGVRLDEPLRLLVADWERPQPPGYGGLRLLFDGGKLSSAAAREVLLPGSELRGWRFVTESEAAALLPPVRLSRLRWALRAREQGRPLYLEAGVPTG; encoded by the coding sequence GTGATCGTCTGGCTGAACGGTGCGTTCGGTGCGGGTAAAACCGCCACGGCCCGTGAATTGGTGGACTTCATGCCCGGCAGCACGTTCTACGACCCGGAGCTGGTCGGCAACGGTCTGCGGATGATGCTTCCGCGTAAACGTCTTGAACAGGTGTCCGACTACCAGGATCTGCCCTCCTGGCGCCGGCTGGTCGTGGACACCGGAGCGGCGCTGATCGCGGAGGTCGGCGGTCCGCTCGTGGTGGCGATGACGGTCCTCAGACAGGAGTACCGAGATGAGATCTTCGGTGGGTTCGCGGCCCGTCGCATCCCCGTGCGGCATGTTCTGCTCCACACCGATGAAACGATCCTTCGCGAGCGGATAGCCGGGCGCGAGGAGATACCCGGGGACCCGGAGGCGAACGAGTCCGTACGTCAGTGGTGCCTGGCCCATCTCGCCCCCTACCGGGCGGCCCTGCCCTGGCTGACCGCCGATGCCCATGTCGTGGACACCACCGGCATCACCCCGCGCCAGACCGCCCAGCACATCGCCGACGCCGTCCGCGACGGCGCCGGGAGCTGCGACATCGTGCAGACTCCGGAGCCGACGGCGGAGACGCTGGCCGCCGGGGTGCTGCTCTTCGACGAGGAGGACCGCGTGCTGCTCGTCGACCCCACCTACAAACCCGGCTGGGAGTTCCCCGGCGGCGTCGTCGAACCGGGCGAACCCCCGATGTGCGCCGGGGTGCGCGAGGTCACCGAAGAGCTGGGCGTACGGCTCGACGAACCGCTGCGGCTGCTGGTCGCCGACTGGGAACGCCCCCAGCCGCCCGGCTACGGGGGCCTGCGGCTGCTCTTCGACGGCGGCAAGCTCTCCAGCGCGGCCGCCCGGGAGGTGCTGCTGCCCGGCTCCGAACTGCGCGGCTGGCGCTTCGTCACCGAGAGCGAGGCGGCCGCGCTGCTGCCGCCGGTGCGGCTGAGCCGACTGCGCTGGGCGCTGCGCGCCCGCGAGCAGGGCCGCCCGCTCTATCTCGAAGCGGGCGTCCCGACCGGCTGA
- a CDS encoding peptidase M20 — MEKAPLAATVAALQPRARTELAELVAFKSVADPAQFPRDECEAAARWVADALRAEGFEDVALLDTPDGTQSVYGFLPGPAGAPTVLLYAHYDVQPPLDEAAWHTPPFELTERDGRWYGRGAADCKGGVIMHLTALRALKEQGGVPVNVKMIVEGSEEQGTGGLERYAEAHPELLTADTIVIGDAGNFRVGLPTVTATLRGMTLLRVSVETLEGNLHSGQFGGAAPDALAALIRVLDSLRAEDGSTTVKGLEADAEWDGLQYPEEAFRKDAKVLDGVGLVGSGTVADRIWARPAVTVIGIDCPPVVGATPSVQSSARALISLRVPPGVDAAEANRLLAEHLRSSVPWGARLSLEQVGQGQPFRADTTSPAYAAMREAMRLAYDGQEMAIAGQGGSIPLCNTLASLYPEAEILLIGLSEPDAQIHAVNESVSPQELEKLSLTEALFLGMYAAGKG, encoded by the coding sequence ATGGAGAAGGCGCCTCTCGCCGCTACCGTAGCCGCCCTGCAGCCGCGCGCGAGGACCGAGCTGGCCGAGCTGGTGGCCTTCAAGTCGGTCGCGGACCCGGCGCAGTTCCCGCGCGACGAATGCGAGGCCGCCGCCCGGTGGGTCGCCGACGCCCTGCGCGCCGAGGGGTTCGAGGACGTGGCGCTGCTGGACACCCCCGACGGCACCCAGTCCGTCTACGGCTTTCTGCCCGGTCCGGCCGGTGCCCCGACCGTGCTGCTCTACGCGCATTACGACGTGCAGCCCCCGCTGGACGAGGCCGCCTGGCACACCCCGCCCTTCGAGCTGACCGAGCGCGACGGCCGCTGGTACGGGCGGGGCGCCGCGGACTGCAAGGGTGGCGTGATCATGCATCTCACCGCCCTGCGGGCGCTCAAGGAGCAGGGCGGGGTCCCGGTCAACGTCAAGATGATCGTGGAGGGTTCGGAGGAGCAGGGCACGGGCGGCCTGGAGCGCTATGCCGAGGCCCATCCGGAGCTGCTGACCGCCGACACGATCGTGATCGGCGACGCGGGCAACTTCCGGGTCGGGCTGCCGACGGTCACGGCCACGCTGCGCGGTATGACGCTGCTGCGGGTCTCGGTGGAGACCCTGGAGGGCAATCTGCACTCCGGTCAGTTCGGCGGGGCGGCCCCGGACGCGCTCGCCGCGCTGATCCGCGTCCTGGACTCGCTGCGCGCCGAGGACGGCTCGACCACCGTCAAGGGCCTCGAGGCGGACGCGGAGTGGGACGGGCTGCAGTATCCGGAGGAGGCGTTCCGCAAGGACGCCAAGGTGCTCGACGGGGTCGGGCTGGTCGGCTCCGGTACGGTCGCCGACCGCATCTGGGCGCGCCCCGCGGTCACCGTGATCGGCATCGACTGCCCGCCGGTGGTCGGCGCCACCCCGTCCGTCCAGTCGAGCGCGCGGGCGCTGATCAGCCTGCGGGTGCCGCCGGGCGTGGACGCGGCCGAGGCCAACCGGCTGCTCGCCGAGCACCTCCGGTCCTCGGTGCCGTGGGGCGCGCGGCTCTCGCTGGAGCAGGTCGGCCAGGGCCAGCCGTTCCGCGCGGACACCACGAGCCCGGCGTACGCGGCGATGCGGGAGGCGATGCGCCTGGCGTACGACGGCCAGGAAATGGCGATCGCCGGGCAGGGCGGCTCGATCCCGCTGTGCAACACGCTGGCCTCGCTCTACCCGGAGGCGGAGATCCTGCTGATCGGGCTGAGCGAGCCGGATGCGCAGATCCACGCGGTCAACGAGAGCGTCTCACCGCAGGAGTTGGAGAAGCTCTCGCTGACCGAGGCGCTGTTCCTGGGGATGTACGCGGCGGGCAAGGGCTGA
- a CDS encoding histidine kinase, which translates to MPFGTPRSAVPWPSSLAIAVVQLMGTGFAAHDQPARVGLGPGAGALLLAGPALLLLRHRHPGTVVVGTSAVTVVYIAAGYPYGPVFLSVVVACVAAVAAGRRIAAWSALGLLWGSHLLIGHWLYRRLPPGGDGPVGWGQELGITAWALAIVAASELVRLRRERWVRERAEREAAARRRADEERLRIARELHDVLAHSISVINVQAGVGLALLDQDPEQARTALTTIKAASKEALGEVRQVLDTLRTSGASGAAPRSPAPGLDRLEELTGQAADAGLAVRVEVEGVRTALPPGADLAAFRIVQEALTNIVRHSSSRNAHVLLCYAPGELELRVDDDGPAAGGEVAGGGNGLVGMRERAAALGGTVAAGPRPDGGFRVRARIPFRGGRETP; encoded by the coding sequence ATGCCCTTCGGCACACCGCGCTCTGCCGTACCCTGGCCCTCCTCGCTCGCCATCGCCGTCGTCCAGCTGATGGGCACCGGGTTCGCCGCGCATGACCAGCCCGCCCGGGTGGGCCTCGGGCCCGGGGCCGGTGCGCTGCTGCTCGCCGGGCCCGCGCTGCTGCTCCTGCGCCATCGCCACCCCGGGACCGTCGTGGTCGGCACGTCGGCGGTGACCGTGGTCTACATCGCCGCCGGATATCCGTACGGGCCCGTCTTCCTCAGCGTCGTCGTCGCCTGTGTGGCGGCCGTCGCCGCCGGGCGGCGGATCGCCGCGTGGAGCGCGCTCGGGCTGCTGTGGGGCAGCCATCTGCTCATCGGCCACTGGCTCTACCGCCGGCTGCCGCCGGGCGGTGACGGGCCCGTCGGATGGGGGCAGGAGCTGGGGATCACCGCCTGGGCGCTGGCGATCGTCGCCGCGTCCGAACTCGTCCGCCTACGGCGTGAGCGGTGGGTCCGCGAACGGGCCGAACGGGAGGCGGCGGCGCGGCGCCGGGCGGATGAGGAGCGGCTGCGGATCGCCCGCGAACTGCATGACGTCCTCGCCCACAGCATCTCGGTCATCAACGTCCAGGCGGGCGTCGGCCTCGCCCTCCTCGACCAGGACCCCGAGCAGGCCCGCACCGCGCTGACCACCATCAAGGCGGCCAGCAAGGAGGCGCTGGGCGAGGTCCGCCAGGTCCTCGACACGCTGCGGACCTCCGGCGCGTCCGGCGCCGCGCCGCGCTCGCCCGCGCCCGGCCTGGACCGCCTGGAGGAGCTGACCGGACAGGCGGCGGACGCGGGCCTCGCGGTGCGGGTGGAGGTGGAGGGCGTACGGACGGCCCTGCCGCCCGGCGCCGACCTCGCGGCGTTCCGTATCGTGCAGGAGGCCCTGACCAACATCGTCCGCCACTCCAGCTCCCGGAACGCCCATGTCCTGTTGTGCTACGCCCCCGGTGAGTTGGAGCTGCGGGTGGACGACGACGGTCCGGCGGCCGGGGGCGAGGTGGCGGGCGGTGGCAACGGTCTGGTCGGCATGCGCGAACGGGCCGCCGCGCTCGGCGGCACGGTGGCTGCGGGCCCCCGTCCGGACGGCGGTTTCCGCGTCCGGGCCCGGATCCCGTTCAGGGGCGGGAGGGAGACGCCATGA
- a CDS encoding ABC transporter permease, translated as MTITRTAPVRTAAPVTGTGKRRVSRGRLGLHAFLMTVSLAFLAPLLLAIYASLRPYEETAKYGYFSLPRHLSFDYYAQAFNDSGMGKYFINSLIIAVPGVLLTLFLASFVAFCVTRLRMRGGLVLLMVFTAGNLLPQQVIVTPLYVLFTKINLPYWMSDSMTMYDSYWAVLAVQVAFQVGFCVFVLANFMRTLPEEITEAARVDGAGVWTQYWNITLPLCRPALAALATLQFTWMYNDFLWALVFISDGDKLPITSALNNLRGQFFTDYNLLAAGSVIVALPTVLVFLLLQRHFIAGLTLGASKG; from the coding sequence ATGACCATCACCCGGACCGCCCCCGTACGGACCGCGGCGCCGGTGACCGGCACCGGCAAGCGCCGGGTGAGCCGTGGACGGCTCGGGCTGCACGCGTTCTTGATGACCGTGTCGCTCGCCTTTCTCGCCCCGCTGCTGCTCGCCATCTACGCCTCGCTGCGGCCCTACGAGGAGACCGCCAAATACGGCTATTTCTCGCTGCCGCGCCATCTGTCGTTCGACTACTACGCGCAGGCGTTCAACGACTCCGGAATGGGCAAATACTTCATCAACTCGCTCATCATCGCGGTGCCCGGAGTGCTGTTGACGCTGTTTCTCGCCTCGTTCGTCGCTTTCTGCGTGACCCGGCTGAGAATGCGCGGCGGGCTCGTGCTGCTGATGGTGTTCACGGCGGGCAATCTGCTGCCGCAGCAGGTCATCGTCACCCCGCTCTATGTGCTCTTCACCAAGATCAATCTGCCCTACTGGATGTCGGACTCGATGACGATGTACGACTCCTACTGGGCCGTGCTCGCCGTCCAGGTCGCCTTCCAGGTGGGTTTCTGCGTCTTCGTCCTCGCCAACTTCATGCGCACCCTTCCCGAGGAGATCACGGAAGCGGCGCGGGTGGATGGCGCGGGGGTGTGGACGCAGTACTGGAACATCACGCTTCCGCTGTGCCGGCCGGCGCTCGCCGCGCTCGCCACATTGCAATTCACCTGGATGTACAACGATTTCCTGTGGGCGCTCGTCTTCATCTCCGACGGTGACAAGCTGCCCATCACCTCCGCGCTCAACAATCTGCGCGGCCAGTTCTTCACCGACTACAACCTGCTCGCGGCGGGCTCGGTGATCGTGGCGCTGCCCACGGTGCTGGTCTTCCTGCTGTTGCAGCGCCACTTCATCGCCGGACTCACCCTCGGCGCCAGCAAGGGCTGA
- a CDS encoding hyaluronate lyase has protein sequence MSSDNAAPDNETVWDVVVVGAGPAGASAAHAAACAGRRVLLLEKAELPRYKTCGGGIIGPSRDALPPGFELPLRERVHAVTFSLNGKLARTRRSKHALFGLINRPEFDAALVEAAKDAGAEVRTGVAVTRVEQHGPAVPDRRTVAVVLADGETVLARAVVGADGSASRIGAHVGVKLDQVDLGLEAEIPVPETVAEDWAGRVLIDWGPMPGSYGWVFPKGDTLTVGVISARGEGAGTKRYLEDFIARLGLAGFEPSISSGHLTRCRADDSPLSRGRVLVCGDAAGLLEPWTREGISYALRSGRLAGEWAVRVAEAHDAVDARRQALNYAFAIKAGLGVEMGVGRRLYTIFARRPGMFHAALTGFRPAWRTFTKITRGTTTLGDLVRTHPAARRALAAMDRG, from the coding sequence GTGAGCAGCGACAACGCAGCCCCGGACAATGAGACGGTATGGGACGTCGTCGTGGTGGGCGCGGGCCCTGCGGGTGCCTCCGCGGCCCATGCCGCCGCCTGCGCCGGACGCCGGGTGCTGTTGTTGGAGAAGGCCGAACTGCCGCGCTACAAGACGTGCGGCGGCGGCATCATCGGTCCCTCGCGCGACGCACTCCCGCCGGGCTTCGAACTGCCGCTGCGGGAGCGGGTGCACGCGGTGACCTTCTCGCTCAACGGCAAGCTGGCCCGCACCCGCCGCTCCAAGCACGCGCTCTTCGGGCTGATCAACCGGCCGGAGTTCGACGCGGCCCTGGTCGAGGCCGCCAAGGACGCGGGCGCCGAGGTCCGTACGGGCGTCGCGGTCACCCGCGTCGAACAGCACGGCCCGGCCGTGCCCGACCGGCGCACGGTCGCCGTGGTGCTCGCCGACGGTGAGACGGTGCTGGCGCGGGCCGTGGTCGGCGCGGACGGCAGCGCGAGCCGCATAGGCGCGCATGTCGGCGTGAAGCTGGACCAGGTGGATCTCGGCCTGGAGGCGGAAATTCCCGTTCCGGAGACCGTCGCGGAGGACTGGGCGGGCCGGGTGCTCATCGACTGGGGCCCGATGCCGGGGAGTTACGGCTGGGTCTTCCCCAAGGGCGACACCCTGACCGTCGGCGTCATCTCGGCGCGCGGCGAGGGCGCCGGGACCAAGCGCTATCTGGAAGACTTCATCGCCCGGCTCGGCCTCGCCGGATTCGAGCCGAGCATCTCCTCCGGCCATCTGACCCGCTGCCGCGCCGATGACTCGCCGCTGTCGCGCGGCCGGGTCCTGGTGTGCGGGGACGCGGCCGGGCTGCTGGAGCCGTGGACGCGCGAGGGCATCTCCTACGCGCTGCGCTCGGGCCGGCTCGCGGGCGAGTGGGCGGTGCGCGTCGCCGAGGCGCATGACGCGGTGGACGCCCGCCGCCAGGCCCTGAACTACGCCTTCGCGATCAAGGCGGGGCTCGGCGTGGAGATGGGCGTCGGCCGCCGTCTGTACACGATCTTCGCCCGCCGCCCCGGGATGTTCCACGCGGCTCTCACCGGCTTCCGCCCGGCGTGGCGTACTTTTACGAAGATCACCCGCGGCACCACCACCCTGGGCGACCTCGTCCGCACTCACCCGGCCGCCCGCCGGGCCCTGGCGGCGATGGACCGGGGCTAG